In the Diprion similis isolate iyDipSimi1 chromosome 2, iyDipSimi1.1, whole genome shotgun sequence genome, one interval contains:
- the LOC124416501 gene encoding synaptogenesis protein syg-2-like isoform X6, with protein MIRESSEVIQCLIPDVENQGRKKASQGTMGRRDADRVGTPLFVAVSTIVLFVALRPCHATITNQEIVAMSEAQAVAGGVAQLPCDVEPPISGDKLYLVIWYKEESNNPIYSFDCRRHGNAQDATHWSDSSIGNRAFFKQSDKPAKLNLESVTEKDNGLYRCRVDFKQSPTRNSKVNLTVIVPPERLSILDEDGTAHIQNYILGPYSEGASVNITCVATGGRPQPRVTWWDESVLLDESFEAVGNRSVRNVLRLEKLERKHLSTTLTCQASNNNMVTPIVGTVTLNMNLKPLWVRLRGENQPLSAGSTHEIACEVVGARPTPDVIWSKGNIPLKNTRLTVSPDGNTTTSTLTFVPSIEDAGKFLSCRASVPSIPHSTIEDGWKLDIYHSPVVTLELGSNLNGSPIREGIDVYFECNIKSNPWVYKVSWRHNGNPLYHNAAAGTIVSNQSLVLQSVTRSRSGIYTCVGSNREGDGESNALNLDIKFAPVCRPGQTKVYGVARQETVRIRCELEANPTNVSFTWRFNSSAEAVDIAQAHVTSDRAQSVVSYTPMTESDYGSLVCLGVNDQGAQLEPCVYTIVPAALTPVMLSLSGPLLGAVVGAAAGLLLVIFVIVLAVRLRYRPRPQDDKDSHDDGGMANLAAPNEKTASLPANTDSIESFEKNPDIIPHGNENSYAELCKGASPRFILPQSRQLQDQSSFGPNGNNVSCYRDITGASPARGQQKDVKKCLTNASTPLIPQSIELTYAELSLQRGGRRVPPNCYQPVPVAGVQRPQLLPMSTLTRRQQPQDPTIYAQVATGKSVYIPPPHPYLTRGVDETTAETPLIGRENKITTITESANSLWRSATPPTSMAPAT; from the exons ttGCGATGAGCGAAGCCCAGGCCGTAGCTGGAGGAGTTGCCCAACTGCCGTGTGACGTCGAGCCTCCGATCAGCGGTGACAAACTCTATCTGGTCATCTGGTACAAAGAGGAATCCAACAATCCGATTTACAG CTTTGACTGTCGACGTCACGGCAACGCGCAAGACGCCACGCACTGGTCTGATTCCAGTATCGGAAACAGAGCCTTCTTCAAGCAGTCCGACAAGCCCGCTAAACTGAACCTTGAATCCGTCACCGAGAAGGATAATGGCCTCTACAGATGCAGGGTTGACTTCAAGCAGTCACCTACCAGAAACAGTAAAGTCAACCTGACCGTCATCG TTCCCCCCGAAAGGCTGAGCATACTGGACGAAGACGGGACCGCACACATCCAGAATTACATCCTTGGTCCCTACAGCGAGGGTGCTTCTGTCAACATTACATGCGTCGCGACGGGGG GTCGACCCCAACCCCGAGTAACTTGGTGGGACGAGAGCGTTCTGCTGGACGAGAGTTTCGAAGCTGTGGGAAATCGGAGTGTCCGGAATGTGCTGCGATTGGAGAAGTTGGAACGGAAACACCTTTCCACAACGCTCACTTGTCAGGCGTCCAACAATAACATGGTCACACCTATCGTCGGGACTGTAACTTTGAACATGAATC TTAAACCACTGTGGGTGCGACTTAGGGGTGAAAACCAACCGCTCAGTGCCGGGAGCACTCACGAAATTGCATGCGAAGTCGTCGGCGCTAGACCGACACCCGACGTCATATGGTCGAAGGGAAATATACCGCTGAAGAACACCAGGCTGACG GTCAGCCCGGATGGCAACACGACGACGAGCACCCTGACTTTCGTCCCGAGCATAGAGGACGCTGGGAAGTTCTTGTCCTGCAGAGCGAGCGTCCCCTCAATTCCACACTCGACGATAGAAGATGGCTGGAAACTCGACATATACC ATTCACCCGTGGTAACCCTTGAGCTTGGTAGCAACCTGAACGGAAGTCCGATCCGCGAGGGTATCGACGTATACTTCGAGTGTAACATCAAGTCGAATCCATGGGTCTACAAGGTCTCATGGCGACACAAC GGTAATCCGTTGTACCACAACGCGGCTGCGGGTACAATCGTTAGTAACCAGAGCCTGGTCCTGCAAAGTGTGACGCGGAGCCGATCTGGGATATACACGTGCGTCGGGAGCAACCGGGAGGGTGACGGGGAGAGCAACGCCCTTAATCTGGACATAAAGT TCGCTCCGGTGTGCAGACCAGGTCAGACCAAGGTCTATGGAGTCGCACGTCAGGAGACCGTCAGGATACGATGCGAGCTCGAGGCTAACCCTACCAACGTCTCCTTCACCTGGAGGTTCAACAGCAGCGCCGAAGCCGTCGACATCGCGCAGGCCCACGTCACCTCGGATCGGGCCCAATCTGTTGTTTCCTACACCCCGATGACAGAGTCCGATTACGGAAGCCTCGTTTGCTTGGGTGTCAACGATCAGGGGGCCCAGCTGGAGCCCTGCGTATACACCATCGTTCCTGCCG CTCTGACACCCGTGATGCTGTCTCTGTCGGGTCCGTTGCTGGGTGCCGTCGTGGGCGCAGCTGCCGGGCTGCTTCTGGTCATCTTCGTGATAGTCCTTGCTGTCCGTCTGCGGTACCGCCCCCGCCCCCAGGACGACAAGGACTCGCACGACGACGGAGGGATGGCTAACCTGGCCGCCCCCAACGAGAAGACGGCGAGCCTCCCGGCCAACACGGACAGCATAGAAAGCTTCGAAAAGAACCCCGACATCATACCCCATGGAAATG AAAACTCTTACGCTGAGCTCTGCAAGGGTGCGTCGCCCCGTTTTATCCTGCCGCAGTCTCGTCAGCTTCAGGATCAATCGTCCTTCGGGCCGAATGGGAACAACGTAAGTTGTTACCGAGATATTACCGGCGCATCCCCAGCTCGGGGGCAGCAGAAAGATGTTAAAAAATGCTTAACGAACGCTTCGACGCCCTTGATACCGCAGAGTATCGAGCTCACCTACGCCGAGTTGTCGCTGCAGAGGGGCGGCAGACGCGTTCCCCCAAATTGCTACCAGCCGGTTCCTGTCGCGGGTGTTCAGCGTCCTCAGCTTCTGCCTATGTCCACATTGACGCGTCGCCAGCAGCCCCAGGATCCAACGATTTACGCCCAGGTTGCGACCGGAAAGTCTGTTTACATTCCGCCACCTCACCCCTATCTGACCAGGGGCGTCGACGAGACCACGGCGGAAACGCCTCTTATCGGCCGTGAGAACAAG ATAACAACGATCACAGAATCAGCGAATTCGTTATGGCGTTCGGCCACCCCGCCAACTTCAATGGCGCCGGCCACGTGA
- the LOC124416501 gene encoding nephrin-like isoform X1 — MIRESSEVIQCLIPDVENQGRKKASQGTMGRRDADRVGTPLFVAVSTIVLFVALRPCHATITNQEIVAMSEAQAVAGGVAQLPCDVEPPISGDKLYLVIWYKEESNNPIYSFDCRRHGNAQDATHWSDSSIGNRAFFKQSDKPAKLNLESVTEKDNGLYRCRVDFKQSPTRNSKVNLTVIVPPERLSILDEDGTAHIQNYILGPYSEGASVNITCVATGGRPQPRVTWWDESVLLDESFEAVGNRSVRNVLRLEKLERKHLSTTLTCQASNNNMVTPIVGTVTLNMNLKPLWVRLRGENQPLSAGSTHEIACEVVGARPTPDVIWSKGNIPLKNTRLTVSPDGNTTTSTLTFVPSIEDAGKFLSCRASVPSIPHSTIEDGWKLDIYHSPVVTLELGSNLNGSPIREGIDVYFECNIKSNPWVYKVSWRHNGNPLYHNAAAGTIVSNQSLVLQSVTRSRSGIYTCVGSNREGDGESNALNLDIKFAPVCRPGQTKVYGVARQETVRIRCELEANPTNVSFTWRFNSSAEAVDIAQAHVTSDRAQSVVSYTPMTESDYGSLVCLGVNDQGAQLEPCVYTIVPAGHPDNPHNCSVLNQTTDSLHVECTEGFDGGLPQEFTLEVDIETSNELAKAGSLVYNSTSKVPTFSVTGLDPGTTYHIIVFASNSKGRSEPVRLRTTTLNLPERRTAGERLTRPPSPENCTIREESRTMVRVSCAESEYFDPNTATYVLQVFDAGSRRLLASATSLTPSILEVTDLPAERSQLGLVLSLRIMTAHATSDATVLHSQHFVQEGETLEHQRYPALTPVMLSLSGPLLGAVVGAAAGLLLVIFVIVLAVRLRYRPRPQDDKDSHDDGGMANLAAPNEKTASLPANTDSIESFEKNPDIIPHGNENSYAELCKGASPRFILPQSRQLQDQSSFGPNGNNVSCYRDITGASPARGQQKDVKKCLTNASTPLIPQSIELTYAELSLQRGGRRVPPNCYQPVPVAGVQRPQLLPMSTLTRRQQPQDPTIYAQVATGKSVYIPPPHPYLTRGVDETTAETPLIGRENKITTITESANSLWRSATPPTSMAPAT, encoded by the exons ttGCGATGAGCGAAGCCCAGGCCGTAGCTGGAGGAGTTGCCCAACTGCCGTGTGACGTCGAGCCTCCGATCAGCGGTGACAAACTCTATCTGGTCATCTGGTACAAAGAGGAATCCAACAATCCGATTTACAG CTTTGACTGTCGACGTCACGGCAACGCGCAAGACGCCACGCACTGGTCTGATTCCAGTATCGGAAACAGAGCCTTCTTCAAGCAGTCCGACAAGCCCGCTAAACTGAACCTTGAATCCGTCACCGAGAAGGATAATGGCCTCTACAGATGCAGGGTTGACTTCAAGCAGTCACCTACCAGAAACAGTAAAGTCAACCTGACCGTCATCG TTCCCCCCGAAAGGCTGAGCATACTGGACGAAGACGGGACCGCACACATCCAGAATTACATCCTTGGTCCCTACAGCGAGGGTGCTTCTGTCAACATTACATGCGTCGCGACGGGGG GTCGACCCCAACCCCGAGTAACTTGGTGGGACGAGAGCGTTCTGCTGGACGAGAGTTTCGAAGCTGTGGGAAATCGGAGTGTCCGGAATGTGCTGCGATTGGAGAAGTTGGAACGGAAACACCTTTCCACAACGCTCACTTGTCAGGCGTCCAACAATAACATGGTCACACCTATCGTCGGGACTGTAACTTTGAACATGAATC TTAAACCACTGTGGGTGCGACTTAGGGGTGAAAACCAACCGCTCAGTGCCGGGAGCACTCACGAAATTGCATGCGAAGTCGTCGGCGCTAGACCGACACCCGACGTCATATGGTCGAAGGGAAATATACCGCTGAAGAACACCAGGCTGACG GTCAGCCCGGATGGCAACACGACGACGAGCACCCTGACTTTCGTCCCGAGCATAGAGGACGCTGGGAAGTTCTTGTCCTGCAGAGCGAGCGTCCCCTCAATTCCACACTCGACGATAGAAGATGGCTGGAAACTCGACATATACC ATTCACCCGTGGTAACCCTTGAGCTTGGTAGCAACCTGAACGGAAGTCCGATCCGCGAGGGTATCGACGTATACTTCGAGTGTAACATCAAGTCGAATCCATGGGTCTACAAGGTCTCATGGCGACACAAC GGTAATCCGTTGTACCACAACGCGGCTGCGGGTACAATCGTTAGTAACCAGAGCCTGGTCCTGCAAAGTGTGACGCGGAGCCGATCTGGGATATACACGTGCGTCGGGAGCAACCGGGAGGGTGACGGGGAGAGCAACGCCCTTAATCTGGACATAAAGT TCGCTCCGGTGTGCAGACCAGGTCAGACCAAGGTCTATGGAGTCGCACGTCAGGAGACCGTCAGGATACGATGCGAGCTCGAGGCTAACCCTACCAACGTCTCCTTCACCTGGAGGTTCAACAGCAGCGCCGAAGCCGTCGACATCGCGCAGGCCCACGTCACCTCGGATCGGGCCCAATCTGTTGTTTCCTACACCCCGATGACAGAGTCCGATTACGGAAGCCTCGTTTGCTTGGGTGTCAACGATCAGGGGGCCCAGCTGGAGCCCTGCGTATACACCATCGTTCCTGCCG GTCATCCGGACAATCCGCACAACTGTTCAGTCCTCAATCAGACCACCGACTCCCTTCACGTCGAATGTACCGAGGGATTTGACGGCGGTCTTCCCCAGGAGTTCACCCTCGAAGTAGACATCGAGACCAGCAACGAACTGGCCAAGGCTGGATCCCTCGTCTACAACTCGACGAGCAAGGTGCCGACGTTCTCCGTCACTGGTCTCGACCCCGGAACCACCTACCACATCATCGTATTCGCGAGCAACTCGAAGGGACGCAGTGAGCCCGTCCGTTTAAGGACGACGACCCTGAACCTCCCCGAACGTCGAACCG CAGGTGAACGACTGACACGTCCGCCATCCCCGGAGAACTGCACGATCCGGGAAGAGAGTCGAACGATGGTGAGGGTGAGCTGCGCCGAGAGCGAGTACTTCGACCCGAACACGGCGACGTACGTCCTCCAGGTCTTCGACGCCGGTTCTCGGCGGCTCCTGGCATCGGCGACGAGTCTGACGCCCAGCATCCTCGAGGTGACGGACCTCCCGGCGGAGCGAAGTCAACTGGGACTCGTCCTCTCCCTCAGGATCATGACGGCACACGCGACGAGCGACGCCACCGTTCTCCACAGCCAGCACTTCGTCCAGGAGGGCGAGACCCTGGAGCACCAGCGATACCCAG CTCTGACACCCGTGATGCTGTCTCTGTCGGGTCCGTTGCTGGGTGCCGTCGTGGGCGCAGCTGCCGGGCTGCTTCTGGTCATCTTCGTGATAGTCCTTGCTGTCCGTCTGCGGTACCGCCCCCGCCCCCAGGACGACAAGGACTCGCACGACGACGGAGGGATGGCTAACCTGGCCGCCCCCAACGAGAAGACGGCGAGCCTCCCGGCCAACACGGACAGCATAGAAAGCTTCGAAAAGAACCCCGACATCATACCCCATGGAAATG AAAACTCTTACGCTGAGCTCTGCAAGGGTGCGTCGCCCCGTTTTATCCTGCCGCAGTCTCGTCAGCTTCAGGATCAATCGTCCTTCGGGCCGAATGGGAACAACGTAAGTTGTTACCGAGATATTACCGGCGCATCCCCAGCTCGGGGGCAGCAGAAAGATGTTAAAAAATGCTTAACGAACGCTTCGACGCCCTTGATACCGCAGAGTATCGAGCTCACCTACGCCGAGTTGTCGCTGCAGAGGGGCGGCAGACGCGTTCCCCCAAATTGCTACCAGCCGGTTCCTGTCGCGGGTGTTCAGCGTCCTCAGCTTCTGCCTATGTCCACATTGACGCGTCGCCAGCAGCCCCAGGATCCAACGATTTACGCCCAGGTTGCGACCGGAAAGTCTGTTTACATTCCGCCACCTCACCCCTATCTGACCAGGGGCGTCGACGAGACCACGGCGGAAACGCCTCTTATCGGCCGTGAGAACAAG ATAACAACGATCACAGAATCAGCGAATTCGTTATGGCGTTCGGCCACCCCGCCAACTTCAATGGCGCCGGCCACGTGA
- the LOC124416501 gene encoding nephrin-like isoform X2, whose product MIRESSEVIQCLIPDVENQGRKKASQGTMGRRDADRVGTPLFVAVSTIVLFVALRPCHATITNQEIVAMSEAQAVAGGVAQLPCDVEPPISGDKLYLVIWYKEESNNPIYSFDCRRHGNAQDATHWSDSSIGNRAFFKQSDKPAKLNLESVTEKDNGLYRCRVDFKQSPTRNSKVNLTVIVPPERLSILDEDGTAHIQNYILGPYSEGASVNITCVATGGRPQPRVTWWDESVLLDESFEAVGNRSVRNVLRLEKLERKHLSTTLTCQASNNNMVTPIVGTVTLNMNLKPLWVRLRGENQPLSAGSTHEIACEVVGARPTPDVIWSKGNIPLKNTRLTVSPDGNTTTSTLTFVPSIEDAGKFLSCRASVPSIPHSTIEDGWKLDIYHSPVVTLELGSNLNGSPIREGIDVYFECNIKSNPWVYKVSWRHNGNPLYHNAAAGTIVSNQSLVLQSVTRSRSGIYTCVGSNREGDGESNALNLDIKFAPVCRPGQTKVYGVARQETVRIRCELEANPTNVSFTWRFNSSAEAVDIAQAHVTSDRAQSVVSYTPMTESDYGSLVCLGVNDQGAQLEPCVYTIVPAGHPDNPHNCSVLNQTTDSLHVECTEGFDGGLPQEFTLEVDIETSNELAKAGSLVYNSTSKVPTFSVTGLDPGTTYHIIVFASNSKGRSEPVRLRTTTLNLPERRTGERLTRPPSPENCTIREESRTMVRVSCAESEYFDPNTATYVLQVFDAGSRRLLASATSLTPSILEVTDLPAERSQLGLVLSLRIMTAHATSDATVLHSQHFVQEGETLEHQRYPALTPVMLSLSGPLLGAVVGAAAGLLLVIFVIVLAVRLRYRPRPQDDKDSHDDGGMANLAAPNEKTASLPANTDSIESFEKNPDIIPHGNENSYAELCKGASPRFILPQSRQLQDQSSFGPNGNNVSCYRDITGASPARGQQKDVKKCLTNASTPLIPQSIELTYAELSLQRGGRRVPPNCYQPVPVAGVQRPQLLPMSTLTRRQQPQDPTIYAQVATGKSVYIPPPHPYLTRGVDETTAETPLIGRENKITTITESANSLWRSATPPTSMAPAT is encoded by the exons ttGCGATGAGCGAAGCCCAGGCCGTAGCTGGAGGAGTTGCCCAACTGCCGTGTGACGTCGAGCCTCCGATCAGCGGTGACAAACTCTATCTGGTCATCTGGTACAAAGAGGAATCCAACAATCCGATTTACAG CTTTGACTGTCGACGTCACGGCAACGCGCAAGACGCCACGCACTGGTCTGATTCCAGTATCGGAAACAGAGCCTTCTTCAAGCAGTCCGACAAGCCCGCTAAACTGAACCTTGAATCCGTCACCGAGAAGGATAATGGCCTCTACAGATGCAGGGTTGACTTCAAGCAGTCACCTACCAGAAACAGTAAAGTCAACCTGACCGTCATCG TTCCCCCCGAAAGGCTGAGCATACTGGACGAAGACGGGACCGCACACATCCAGAATTACATCCTTGGTCCCTACAGCGAGGGTGCTTCTGTCAACATTACATGCGTCGCGACGGGGG GTCGACCCCAACCCCGAGTAACTTGGTGGGACGAGAGCGTTCTGCTGGACGAGAGTTTCGAAGCTGTGGGAAATCGGAGTGTCCGGAATGTGCTGCGATTGGAGAAGTTGGAACGGAAACACCTTTCCACAACGCTCACTTGTCAGGCGTCCAACAATAACATGGTCACACCTATCGTCGGGACTGTAACTTTGAACATGAATC TTAAACCACTGTGGGTGCGACTTAGGGGTGAAAACCAACCGCTCAGTGCCGGGAGCACTCACGAAATTGCATGCGAAGTCGTCGGCGCTAGACCGACACCCGACGTCATATGGTCGAAGGGAAATATACCGCTGAAGAACACCAGGCTGACG GTCAGCCCGGATGGCAACACGACGACGAGCACCCTGACTTTCGTCCCGAGCATAGAGGACGCTGGGAAGTTCTTGTCCTGCAGAGCGAGCGTCCCCTCAATTCCACACTCGACGATAGAAGATGGCTGGAAACTCGACATATACC ATTCACCCGTGGTAACCCTTGAGCTTGGTAGCAACCTGAACGGAAGTCCGATCCGCGAGGGTATCGACGTATACTTCGAGTGTAACATCAAGTCGAATCCATGGGTCTACAAGGTCTCATGGCGACACAAC GGTAATCCGTTGTACCACAACGCGGCTGCGGGTACAATCGTTAGTAACCAGAGCCTGGTCCTGCAAAGTGTGACGCGGAGCCGATCTGGGATATACACGTGCGTCGGGAGCAACCGGGAGGGTGACGGGGAGAGCAACGCCCTTAATCTGGACATAAAGT TCGCTCCGGTGTGCAGACCAGGTCAGACCAAGGTCTATGGAGTCGCACGTCAGGAGACCGTCAGGATACGATGCGAGCTCGAGGCTAACCCTACCAACGTCTCCTTCACCTGGAGGTTCAACAGCAGCGCCGAAGCCGTCGACATCGCGCAGGCCCACGTCACCTCGGATCGGGCCCAATCTGTTGTTTCCTACACCCCGATGACAGAGTCCGATTACGGAAGCCTCGTTTGCTTGGGTGTCAACGATCAGGGGGCCCAGCTGGAGCCCTGCGTATACACCATCGTTCCTGCCG GTCATCCGGACAATCCGCACAACTGTTCAGTCCTCAATCAGACCACCGACTCCCTTCACGTCGAATGTACCGAGGGATTTGACGGCGGTCTTCCCCAGGAGTTCACCCTCGAAGTAGACATCGAGACCAGCAACGAACTGGCCAAGGCTGGATCCCTCGTCTACAACTCGACGAGCAAGGTGCCGACGTTCTCCGTCACTGGTCTCGACCCCGGAACCACCTACCACATCATCGTATTCGCGAGCAACTCGAAGGGACGCAGTGAGCCCGTCCGTTTAAGGACGACGACCCTGAACCTCCCCGAACGTCGAACCG GTGAACGACTGACACGTCCGCCATCCCCGGAGAACTGCACGATCCGGGAAGAGAGTCGAACGATGGTGAGGGTGAGCTGCGCCGAGAGCGAGTACTTCGACCCGAACACGGCGACGTACGTCCTCCAGGTCTTCGACGCCGGTTCTCGGCGGCTCCTGGCATCGGCGACGAGTCTGACGCCCAGCATCCTCGAGGTGACGGACCTCCCGGCGGAGCGAAGTCAACTGGGACTCGTCCTCTCCCTCAGGATCATGACGGCACACGCGACGAGCGACGCCACCGTTCTCCACAGCCAGCACTTCGTCCAGGAGGGCGAGACCCTGGAGCACCAGCGATACCCAG CTCTGACACCCGTGATGCTGTCTCTGTCGGGTCCGTTGCTGGGTGCCGTCGTGGGCGCAGCTGCCGGGCTGCTTCTGGTCATCTTCGTGATAGTCCTTGCTGTCCGTCTGCGGTACCGCCCCCGCCCCCAGGACGACAAGGACTCGCACGACGACGGAGGGATGGCTAACCTGGCCGCCCCCAACGAGAAGACGGCGAGCCTCCCGGCCAACACGGACAGCATAGAAAGCTTCGAAAAGAACCCCGACATCATACCCCATGGAAATG AAAACTCTTACGCTGAGCTCTGCAAGGGTGCGTCGCCCCGTTTTATCCTGCCGCAGTCTCGTCAGCTTCAGGATCAATCGTCCTTCGGGCCGAATGGGAACAACGTAAGTTGTTACCGAGATATTACCGGCGCATCCCCAGCTCGGGGGCAGCAGAAAGATGTTAAAAAATGCTTAACGAACGCTTCGACGCCCTTGATACCGCAGAGTATCGAGCTCACCTACGCCGAGTTGTCGCTGCAGAGGGGCGGCAGACGCGTTCCCCCAAATTGCTACCAGCCGGTTCCTGTCGCGGGTGTTCAGCGTCCTCAGCTTCTGCCTATGTCCACATTGACGCGTCGCCAGCAGCCCCAGGATCCAACGATTTACGCCCAGGTTGCGACCGGAAAGTCTGTTTACATTCCGCCACCTCACCCCTATCTGACCAGGGGCGTCGACGAGACCACGGCGGAAACGCCTCTTATCGGCCGTGAGAACAAG ATAACAACGATCACAGAATCAGCGAATTCGTTATGGCGTTCGGCCACCCCGCCAACTTCAATGGCGCCGGCCACGTGA